A region from the Thermodesulforhabdaceae bacterium genome encodes:
- a CDS encoding cation-translocating P-type ATPase yields the protein MELWHQMEIDEIFRLLNSSKEGLSSEEASKRLQEFGPNELEEKKKRSPILMLLQQFTDFLIIVLIGAAIVAGFVGKLTDSLTIIAIVILNAIIGFIQEYKAEKALEALKKIAAPFSVALRDKNPLNIPASQLVPGDVVLLEAGQIVPADMRLIEAVNLKVEEATLTGESVPVEKHTKPIFEKDIPLGDRKNMVYQGTIITYGRGKGIVTATGMNTEMGKIASMMQQAETVKTPLQKRLAIFGRKLAIAILIISFIIFLMGLLRNEDVILMLLTSISLAVAAIPEALPAVITISLALGAKKMVKQKALIRKLPAVETLGSVTYICSDKTGTLTMNKMTVECIYLDDKIITRNNLWAKQGDETFRLIMHALALCNDAKKDKEGNLLGDPTETALYAIAEHFGFRKEDLEQNFPRVLEIPFDSDRKCMTTLHKVTDNFCQDCNYVSFTKGGAEIIIEKAEFIFKGNDFLPLDSEEILKISEQMAEEGLRVLAVGMKKWKDLPQDSRPDNMESGLILLGLIGIIDPPREEAKESIDMCKSAGIVPVMITGDHPLTAKAIARRIGILENNDEESIITGRELENLSMSEFEEKVEKIRVYARVAPEHKYKIVKALQDKGHIVAMTGDGVNDAPALKQADIGVAMGITGTEVSKEASAMILLDDNFATIVKAVREGRRIYDNILKFIKYSMTSNAGTVWAIFLAPFLGLPLPLLPIQILWMNLLCDSLPGLSLTAEPAETDAMKRPPRDPQEGVFSKGRGLFIISFGLIIGLITLLFQSVTIKMGMPWQTMVFTALVTGRMAVVIALRSEKELIIKRGFLTNRPLMGAVLLTLGLQLAVVYIPALNTIFHTTPLSHMELFLTLATGLCPLLAIEMEKLIKSFRT from the coding sequence TACTCAACGCCATAATAGGTTTTATTCAGGAATATAAAGCAGAAAAAGCTTTGGAGGCTTTGAAAAAGATTGCTGCACCTTTTTCTGTCGCCCTCAGAGATAAGAATCCCCTAAATATTCCGGCTTCCCAACTTGTTCCTGGAGATGTGGTTTTACTTGAGGCTGGTCAGATCGTCCCTGCCGATATGAGACTCATCGAAGCAGTAAACCTGAAAGTAGAAGAGGCTACCCTAACGGGAGAATCAGTTCCTGTGGAAAAACATACCAAACCGATTTTTGAAAAAGATATACCTCTAGGCGACAGGAAAAATATGGTCTATCAGGGAACGATCATTACCTATGGCAGAGGCAAAGGAATCGTCACAGCCACAGGCATGAATACTGAAATGGGCAAAATTGCATCAATGATGCAACAAGCGGAAACGGTAAAAACACCTCTTCAAAAAAGACTCGCCATTTTTGGGAGAAAGCTTGCTATAGCAATACTTATAATAAGTTTCATAATATTCTTAATGGGGCTTCTTAGAAACGAAGATGTAATTCTTATGCTTCTTACTTCAATCAGTCTTGCTGTAGCGGCAATACCGGAAGCCCTTCCCGCCGTAATAACCATATCCCTTGCCCTTGGCGCCAAGAAGATGGTTAAACAGAAGGCTTTAATTAGAAAATTACCCGCCGTGGAAACTCTTGGTTCTGTGACTTATATCTGTTCAGATAAGACAGGCACACTTACAATGAACAAAATGACTGTCGAATGTATATATCTGGACGATAAAATCATTACAAGAAATAATTTATGGGCAAAACAAGGAGATGAAACGTTCAGATTAATTATGCATGCCCTCGCCCTTTGTAATGACGCAAAAAAAGACAAGGAAGGAAACCTCCTTGGAGATCCCACAGAAACAGCTCTTTATGCCATAGCAGAACATTTTGGTTTTAGAAAGGAAGACCTGGAACAGAATTTTCCTAGAGTGCTTGAAATTCCTTTTGACTCCGATAGAAAATGTATGACCACTCTTCACAAGGTGACCGATAATTTTTGCCAGGATTGTAATTATGTTTCCTTCACAAAAGGCGGTGCTGAGATAATAATTGAGAAAGCCGAGTTTATTTTTAAGGGTAACGATTTTCTACCTTTAGATTCGGAAGAAATCCTTAAAATCAGTGAACAAATGGCGGAGGAAGGGCTTCGAGTCCTGGCAGTAGGAATGAAAAAGTGGAAAGATTTACCTCAGGATTCACGGCCAGATAACATGGAAAGTGGCTTAATTTTACTCGGTCTCATTGGAATTATAGATCCTCCACGAGAGGAAGCAAAAGAGTCTATCGATATGTGCAAATCCGCCGGTATTGTTCCTGTAATGATTACGGGAGATCATCCGCTAACAGCAAAAGCTATTGCCCGAAGAATTGGCATTCTTGAAAATAATGATGAGGAATCCATCATTACGGGTAGGGAACTGGAAAACCTATCAATGAGTGAATTTGAAGAGAAGGTAGAAAAAATAAGAGTCTATGCAAGGGTAGCCCCCGAACATAAATACAAGATAGTTAAAGCTTTACAGGACAAGGGGCACATTGTTGCCATGACAGGAGATGGCGTAAATGACGCTCCCGCTCTTAAACAGGCCGACATAGGCGTTGCTATGGGCATTACAGGAACAGAGGTCTCCAAAGAAGCTTCTGCTATGATACTTCTCGACGATAATTTTGCAACAATCGTAAAGGCTGTTAGGGAAGGTCGCCGAATTTACGACAACATATTGAAATTTATAAAGTATTCCATGACATCCAACGCAGGAACTGTATGGGCAATATTTCTTGCACCCTTTTTAGGTCTTCCACTACCGCTTCTACCAATTCAAATATTGTGGATGAATCTTCTTTGCGATAGCCTCCCGGGGCTTTCTCTTACGGCAGAACCAGCAGAAACAGACGCAATGAAAAGACCTCCTAGAGATCCTCAAGAAGGTGTATTCTCCAAAGGAAGAGGATTGTTTATAATTTCTTTTGGCTTAATCATAGGTCTTATTACTCTTTTATTTCAATCTGTGACTATAAAAATGGGTATGCCATGGCAGACTATGGTTTTTACAGCCCTCGTTACCGGCAGAATGGCTGTAGTTATCGCTCTCCGGTCTGAAAAAGAGCTTATTATAAAAAGAGGTTTTCTGACTAATAGGCCCCTTATGGGAGCAGTCTTGTTAACCCTGGGACTTCAATTAGCTGTGGTATATATACCAGCGCTTAATACCATCTTTCACACGACACCCCTTTCACATATGGAGCTGTTTCTTACTTTGGCTACAGGTTTGTGTCCGTTATTAGCAATTGAAATGGAAAAGTTGATAAAATCCTTTAGAACATAA